In Meriones unguiculatus strain TT.TT164.6M chromosome 17, Bangor_MerUng_6.1, whole genome shotgun sequence, a single window of DNA contains:
- the LOC110559647 gene encoding ATPase MORC2B-like has product MAFTHYSSLNRAQLTFEYLHTNSTTHEFLFGALAELVDNARDADATRIDIYAERREDLQGGFMLCFLDNGAGMDPNDAINVIQFGKSAKRTPESAQIGRYGNGLKSGSMRIGKDFILFTKKEDTMSCLFLSRTFHEEEGIDEVIVPLPTWSTQTREPVTDNVEKFAIETELIYKYSPFHSEAEVMTQFTKISGTSGTLVIIFNLKLMDNGEPELDITSNPKDIRMAELSQEGTKPERHSFSAYASVLYIHPRMRIFIHGHKVRTKNLSCCLYRPRKYVFTSSRFKARAEQEVRKADQIARLAEERAREAESKARALQVHIGGDVTRDSRVMLRQVQSTAIALRREADVKKRIRDAKQRELKEPRELNFVFGVNIEHRDHDGMFIYNCSRLIKMYEKVGPQLEKGMACGGVVGIVDVPCLVLEPTHNKQDFANAREYRHLLRAMGEHLAQYWEDIAIAQRGLTKFWDEFGYLSANWNRPPSDELRFKRKRAMQVPTTMQCDLCLKWRTLPFQLSAVEEDYPDTWVCAMNPDLEQDRCEAFELKQKIPLGILKKAPKTQEERRKQLTEKIHQQQRKLKALKKTKPIHTQGDLKKLPLEVTTRCPAQRLQCPQPLLCAVRKNARRRTQLLHSPRPFRQLQRASVFCTNAKSPALAAQTEAMLLQPPKTSQKLVNPLLKTVFQPTLQIQSLSPSVVPNSNNLWKVETPKAMKTPVAERPDPAGKPSLVPCNLKRSLEVSDEEDAEERRKEMSKRARFTVKEEKVQASELSDSAEEENPSDLKTAEKDKGLYVEVRVKKGCYKGHVTAVEVSENMVWWKVKFEDVPKDTTPRDCWVEKGSENVWLIKLSPEFQSTDRQQEGRKEEDTVVQQAMAPQGTFTSECFGTEPDTTAPQASRKTIDLLVQILWNFLQYFMPQSFPISKKELRAMNSEELLSLPLKECFKQYEMGLQNLCHSYQSSADSQAKASEESLCISQKKLHETEEKLHKLRTNVLALLKKAQEDICIGTDDELDAYIENLISTED; this is encoded by the coding sequence ATGGCGTTCACCCATTACAGCAGTCTCAACCGGGCTCAACTAACCTTtgaatatctacacacaaattcaACCACTCACGAATTTTTGTTTGGTGCTCTTGCTGAACTGGTTGATAATGCGAGAGATGCCGACGCCACCCGAATTGATATTTACGCTGAAAGACGGGAGGACCTTCAAGGAGGATTCATGCTTTGTTTTCTGGATAACGGAGCAGGAATGGATCCAAACGATGCCATTAATGTGATCCAGTTTGGGAAATCAGCCAAACGAACACCAGAGTCCGCACAGATCGGGCGGTATGGGAACGGGCTCAAATCAGGCTCCATGCGCATCGGGAAGGATTTTATCCTCTTCACCAAGAAGGAAGACACCATGAGCTGCCTCTTTCTATCTCGAACTTTTCATGAGGAAGAAGGCATTGATGAAGTGATAGTCCCATTACCTACTTGGAGTACTCAGACTCGAGAACCTGTCACAGACAATGTGGAGAAGTTTGCCATTGAGACGGAACTCATCTACAAGTACTCTCCTTTCCACTCTGAGGCCGAGGTGATGACCCAGTTCACGAAGATTTCTGGGACTAGTGGAACCCTGGTCATCATCTTTAATCTCAAACTCATGGACAACGGAGAACCTGAACTAGACATAACCTCAAATCCAAAAGATATCCGGATGGCAGAGCTATCCCAAGAAGGCACAAAGCCAGAGCGCCACTCCTTCAGTGCTTATGCCTCTGTGCTTTATATCCACCCTCGGATGAGGATTTTCATTCACGGGCACAAGGTGCGAACCAAAAACCTCTCCTGCTGCCTGTATAGGCCCAGGAAGTACGTGTTCACGTCGAGCCGCTTTAAGGCCCGGGCAGAACAAGAGGTCAGGAAGGCAGATCAGATAGCCCGGCTTGCTGAAGAGAGGGCCCGGGAGGCAGAGAGCAAAGCCCGTGCATTACAAGTCCACATAGGTGGAGATGTCACACGGGACTCCAGGGTGATGTTGCGTCAGGTCCAGAGCACAGCCATCGCTCTTCGAAGAGAAGCCGACGTCAAGAAGAGGATCAGAGATGCCAAGCAGCGAGAGCTCAAAGAACCCAGGGAACTGAATTTTGTTTTCGGTGTCAACATTGAACATCGTGACCACGATGGCATGTTTATCTACAACTGTAGCCGCCTCATCAAGATGTATGAGAAAGTGGGCCCACAGCTGGAGAAGGGCATGGCCTGTGGTGGGGTTGTCGGCATCGTCGATGTGCCCTGCTTGGTCCTGGAGCCCACACACAACAAGCAAGACTTCGCCAATGCCAGGGAGTACCGCCACCTTCTGCGGGCCATGGGGGAGCACCTGGCCCAGTACTGGGAAGACATCGCCATTGCTCAGCGTGGCCTCACTAAGTTCTGGGATGAGTTTGGCTACCTCTCAGCCAACTGGAACCGACCCCCATCTGATGAGCTGCGTTTCAAACGCAAGAGGGCCATGCAAGTCCCGACCACCATGCAGTGTGACCTGTGTCTGAAGTGGAGAACCCTTCCCTTCCAGCTAAGTGCTGTAGAAGAAGATTACCCAGACACCTGGGTCTGTGCCATGAACCCTGACCTTGAACAGGACCGCTGTGAGGCTTTTGAACTGAAGCAGAAGATTCCTCTGGGGATATTAAAAAAGGCCCCAAAGACACAAGAAGAAAGGCGGAAGCAGCTGACAGAGAAAATCCACCAGCAGCAGAGGAAGCTTAAGGCCCTGAAGAAAACCAAGCCCATCCATACCCAAGGTGACCTGAAGAAATTACCTTTGGAAGTGACCACCAGATGTCCTGCTCAGAGACTTCAGTGTCCTCAACCACTTCTTTGTGCAGTGAGGAAGAATGCTCGAAGAAGAACCCAGCTGTTGCATTCTCCTCGACCATTCAGACAGCTCCAAAGGGCTtctgtcttctgtaccaatgcaAAATCTCCTGCTCTGGCAGCCCAAACAGAAGCCATGCTGCTCCAGCCACCTAAGACATCCCAAAAGCTAGTAAACCCTCTGCTCAAAACTGTATTCCAGCCCACTCTTCAGATACAATCACTGTCACCATCTGTAGTCCCCAATTCCAACAACCTTTGGAAGGTTGAAACCCCCAAAGCCATGAAGACTCCAGTGGCAGAGAGGCCAGATCCAGCTGGTAAACCCTCACTGGTACCTTGTAATCTTAAGCGGAGTCTTGAGGTCTCTGATGAGGAAGACgctgaggagagaaggaaggagatgtcCAAACGCGCAAGGTTTACTGTGAAGGAAGAAAAGGTTCAGGCAAGTGAGCTCTCAGACAGTGCTGAGGAGGAGAATCCATCTGACCTTAAGACTGCTGAGAAAGACAAAGGGCTGTATGTGGAGGTGCGTGTGAAGAAAGGGTGCTACAAAGGCCACGTCACAGCCGTGGAGGTGAGTGAGAATATGGTGTGGTGGAAGGTCAAATTTGAGGATGTGCCCAAAGATACCACGCCGAGAGACTGCTGGGTGGAAAAAGGCAGTGAAAATGTGTGGCTGATAAAGCTGTCTCCGGAGTTTCAGAGCACTGACAGGCAGCAGGAGGGTAGGAAAGAGGAGGACACTGTGGTCCAGCAGGCTATGGCCCCGCAGGGGACCTTCACTTCTGAATGCTTCGGCACTGAACCTGACACTACTGCCCCACAGGCCAGCCGTAAGACCATTGACCTTCTGGTCCAGATTCTTTGGAATTTCTTACAGTATTTCATGCCTCAGAGTTTTCCCATATCAAAGAAGGAGCTGAGGGCGATGAATTCAGAAGAATTACTGTCTCTTCCTCTGAAAGAGTGCTTCAAGCAATACGAAATGGGACTCCAGAATCTCTGCCACTCTTACCAAAGCAGTGCTGACTCACAAGCCAAGGCCTCCGAGGAAAGCCTGTGCATCTCCCAGAAAAAACTTCATGAGACGGAGGAAAAACTCCACAAGCTGCGGACCAATGTTCTGGCCCTCCTGAAAAAGGCTCAGGAGGACATTTGCATCGGCACAGATGACGAGCTGGATGCCTACATTGAGAATCTTATCAGCACTGAAGACTGA